A stretch of DNA from Bradyrhizobium algeriense:
GCTCGGACAGCCGATCGCCATCGACAACAAGGCCGGCGGCAGCGGCACCGTCGGCCCTGCCACCATGGCGGCAGGCGCCAGGTCCGACGGCTACACCATCGCCCAAATCCCGATCACCGTGTTCCGCCTGCCCTTGATGCAGGAAGTCTCCTGGAATCCGGACAAGGACTTCACCTATATCGTCCACCTCACCGGCTACACGTTCGGCGTCACCACCAGCGCCGAGTCGCCGTTCAAGACCTGGAAGGACGTCGTCGACTACGCCAAGCAGAACCCCGGCAAGGTGACCTATGCCACCCCGGGCGCCGGCACGTCGCTGCATATCGGCATGGAGCAGATCGCCGGCATGGCGGGAATCAAGCTGACGCAGGTGCCCTTCAAGGGTGGCGCGGAAACCAATGCCGCAGTGCTCGGCCAGCACACCATGCTGCAGGCGGACTCGACCGGCTGGCGGCCGCTGGTCGACGCCGGCAAGCTGCGGCTTCTGATGGTGTGGACCTCGGCTCGCTCGCCGAACTATCCCGATGTGCCGACGCTGAAGGAACTCGGCTACCCCATGGTCTATGACTCCCCGTTCGGCATCGCCGGCCCCAAGGGGATGGACCCGAAGATCGTCGCCAAGCTGCACGACGCCTTCAAGAAGGCGCTGGACGATCCGGCCGTGATTGCCACGCTTGCCAAATTCGACATGGTGCCCAGTTACAAGAGCACCGAGGACTACAAGAAGTTCGTCGTCGAGGTCACCGAGTCCGAGCGCAAGGTGGTCGACAAGCTCGGGCTGGCGAAGAAGACGAACTAGCCGTGTCCCGGACGCGGTGCAGCCTAGGCGATGCGAAGCATCGTCCGGCTTCACGCTGCTCCGCTGAGCCGGGACCCACTGCGCCCGCAAACACATGGGCCCCGGCTCAGCAGCGCACCACCATAGCGCGTCAAGACGCGCGTAAACGCGCTAATGGTGCTGCGCAGCGTCCGGGGAACGGCTGAGAGAAAGTATAAATGAGTGATCAATCCAACGTCAAATTCCGCCTCAACAATTCCGAGCTGTGGGGCGGGCTGATCGGGCTTGCGCTCGGCGGCTTCGTGATCTGGTCCGGCCTCAAGCTCAAGCTCGGCAGCATCAACGACCCCGGCGCCGGGTTCGTGCTGTTCTATACCGGCATCCTGATGTGCCTGTTCGCCGCCTCGGTCATCATCGCCGCATTGACCGAGGGCGGGCCGACCTTCGGCTCGCGCTGGGTGAACACGCGCTGGACCAAGCCGCTGCTGGTGATCGTCTGCCTCATCGCCTTTTCCTTCGCCCTTAACCCGCTCGGCTTTCTGCTGTCCTCGATTCCGCTGATGCTGCTGCTGTTGCGCGTGGTCGACCCGGTGCGCTGGCCGCTGGCCGTTCCGGTTGCCGTGCTCGTTCCGCTAGGCATGTGGTGGGTCCTCAAACGCCTGCTTCTGATCCAACTGCCTTCGGGCATCTTCGAAATCGGCTGATCGCACCATGGACACACTCATCAATGTCGCCCATGGCTTCGGCGTCGCCCTTCAACCCGCCAACCTGATCTACTGCTTCATCGGCGTGTTCATCGGCACGCTGGTCGGCGTGCTGCCCGGCATCGGCCCGATCTCGGCGATGTCGCTGCTATTGCCGATCACGCTGTCGGGAACGCCGGAGTCAGGCATCATCATGATGGCCGGAATCTATTACGGCTCGATGTATGGCGGCTCGACCACCTCGATCCTGGTCAACATTCCCGGCGAAGCCGCTTCCGTCGTCACCTGTATCGATGGCCACCAGATGGCCAAGCAGGGCCGCGCGGGACCAGCGCTCGGCATCTCCGCATTCGGTTCGTTCTTCGCCGGCACCTTTGCGCTGATCGCGCTGATGCTGGTGGCGCCCAAGCTCGCCAGCGTCGCAATCGCCTTCGGTCCGGCCGAATATTTCAGCCTGATGGTGCTCGGCCTCGTGGTTCTTACCTTCCTGACGCAGGGCTCGATGGCGAAAGCACTGTTGATGGCCTGCATCGGCGTCGTGCTCGGCGTGATCGGGCTCGACAGCATCACCGCGCAACCGCGCCTGACCTTCGGCCGCCTGGAGCTGATCGACGGCATCGGCCTCGTTCCCGTGGTCATGGGCCTGTTCGGCGTCGCCGAAGTCCTGTTCAACACCGAGCAGGTCATCAAGCGCGACGTCATCAACACGAAGATCACGCACCTCCTTCCAAGCAGGGAGGACTGGAAAGCCAGTGCCGGCCCGATGACGCGCGGAACGGTCCTTGGATTTTTCCTCGGCATTCTGCCCGGCGGCGGCGCGGTGATCTCGTCGTTCGCGTCCTACGCGTTGGAGAAGCGGCTGTCCAAGACGCCGGAGCGCTTCGGCAATGGCGCGATCGAGGGTGTTGCAGGTCCCGAAGCCGCCAACAACGCCGCCGCCGGCGGAGCCTTCATTCCGCTGATGACATTAGGCATTCCGCCGAACGTGGTGATGGCGCTGTTGCTCGGCGCCTTCGTCATTCACGGGCTGCAGCCCGGTCCGCTGATGATCACGCAGAACCCCGGCCTGTTCTGGGGCATCGTCGCCAGCATGTATATCGGCAATCTGATGCTGCTCGTGCTGAATCTGCCGATGATCGGCATGTGGGTGCAGCTCCTCAAATTGCCCTACAACATCCTGTTCCCGCTGATCATCCTGTTCACCATCATCGGCGTCTATTGCTCGAGCAATAACGTGTTCGACGTCTATGTGATGATCGCATTCGGCATTATCGGCTATTTCATGCGCAAGCTCGGCTACGAACCGGCGCCGCTGGTTCTGGCCTTCGTGCTCGGGCCGATGCTGGAGAACAACCTGCGCAAGTCGCTTATTCTCTCGCAGGGCGATCTGATGACCTTCGTCGAGCGGCCGATCTCGGCCGCCTGTCTCGCATTGGCGGCCGTACTGCTGATCGGCCCGCTGCTGCCGGCACTGCGCAAGAAGCGCGAACTGGTCGCGCTCGACGAAGGGGCATAAACTGACGCTGAATTACTCCCTCTCCCCGTCCTTCACGGGGTCGAGACGAGCGAAGCTCGCTCTTAGAGGGTTGGGGTGAGGGGCTGCCTCCGCGATTGTGATCTATCGATAGACCTGTACCCCCTCACCCGGAGCGCTTCGCGCTCCGACCTCTCCCCGCAAGCGGGGCGAGGTGAGATCCAAGCCGGTCTTCCGCCTAGCCAATATCTAGAACGCCCGCTTCATCTCGCCGAGGTCCCAGAACACCCCCGCCATGATGGCGAGCGCTTCCTCGGTCACCGGCAGAAGAATGTGTTCGTCCGGCGCATGCTGCGAGCAGCCGGGATAGGAATGCGGCACCCAGATCGTCGGCAGGCCCAGTCCTTCAGCGAACACGTCGTTGGGCAGCGAGCCGCCGAAATTCGGCAGGATCGCCGGCGCCTTGCCGGTGGTCTTCAGGATTGAGTTCGCCGTCCAGTTCACCCAGGGGCTGTCGACATCGGTGCGCGAGGCCGCGAAGCGCTGCGCGCCGCTGACCTCCACCATCGGAAAGCCGTTGCCATGCAAATGCGCGCGCACAGCGTCGATGACCTCTTCATATTTGGTGCCGACGACGAAACGGAGCTGCAGCACGGCATTGGCGCGACCGGGAATGGCGTTGGCCGGCTTCTCGATATTGCCGGACGACATCGCCAAAACTTCCAGCGTATTCCAGGCAAACAGCCGCTCGGCCGGCGACAATCCCTCCTCGCCCCAGTCGGCCGCCAGCGCCGGCTCATCGGCAGTCGGCTCGATCTTCACGTCCGCGAGCGCCGCGCGGACGGCGTTCGAGATCCGCGGCGGCTTGAGCGCGTCGAGCTTCATCCGCCCCTTGCCGTCAACGAGGCTCGCGATGGCGTTGCAAAGGATCGTCGCGGGGTTGGCGAGCACGCCGCCCCAATTGCCGGAATGGTTTCCGCCCTCGCGCAAGTTGACGTCGAGGTGAATGCGGTTGCCGCCGCGGCAGCCGAGGAAAATGGTCGGCCGATCGGCCGACAACCGCGGCCCGTCGGATGCCAGGAACAGATCCGCCTTCAGCTCCTCGCGGTGGGCTTCGCACACCTGCCGCAGATCGGGCGAGCCGATCTCCTCGCCGGTTTCGATGATGAATTTGGCGTTGAACCCGAGCTTGCCGCCGCGGGTCTCGCGCACCGCGCGCAAGGCCGCGAGATTGATGCTGTGCTGGCCCTTGTTGTCGGCGGTGCCGCGGCCATAGACGCGCTCGCCCTTGGTCGTGGACCTGCCACGGATCGAGGTTGTCGCGCCATTCGCCTTCCATGCCGTCGACGACATCGCCATGGCCGTAGGTGAGCACGGTCGGCAGCGAGGCATCCTCGCGATAATCGGCCAGCAGATACGGACCCTTGCCGCTCGGCGATTCGATCAGGCGGGTGGAGAAGTCGAGGGCGGCGAAGGCGGGCTGGAGGTCATCGACGAGATAGGCGCGCAACGCCTCGCCGCTGCCGGGGTTCTGGCTTTCGGTCCGATAACCGACCCTGCGGCCGAGCTCGGCGAGAAACGCGCCGGAATTCAGATGCTCACGTACCCGCGCAATCGCGTCGGCCCTATCAGCCATATTTTTCTTTCCCTTGTTCACTAATGTGTGGAACGCAACCTATCGGGATAAGCCGCCCGCTGGAAGTGGCATGGACTGCCGAATGGGCCTTGCTAAAAATCGCGAGGATGCAACAATTTCAGGCAACAGCCCGGCGTTTAACCGGGCGGACGCGCAGGGGGACCTTGGACCCTGCACGCACCGAGGTTCGCGTCATGACAAAACAAATCCGGCTCAATGCCTTCGCCATGAACTGTGTGGCACATCAATCGCCGGGGCTCTGGACCCATCCGCGCGACCGCACCTTAGGCTACAACCGCCTGCCCTATTGGCTCGATCTGGCGAAGACGCTGGAGCGCGGCCGGTTCGACGGGCTGTTTCTCGCCGATGTGCTCGGCGTCTACGACGTGTTCGGCAACAGCCCGGACGCCGCACTGCGCAATGCCGCGCAGACGCCGGCGAACGAGCCCTTGATGCTGATCCCGGCGATGGCGGCGGTGACGCAAAACCTCGGCTTCGGCGTCACCAGCAATCTGTCCTTCGAGCCGCCCTACCCGTTTGCGCGCAGAATGTCGACGCTGGATCACCTGACCGAAGGCCGGATCGGCTGGAACGTGGTGACCGGCTATCTCGACTCTGCCGCCCGCGGCGCCGGCAAGGACAAGCAGACCGCGCATGACGACCGCTACGAGATCGCGGATGAATATATGGAGCTGGCCTACAAGCTCTGGGAAGGAAGCTGGGAGGACGATGCCGTGCTGCGCGACCGCGCGCGCGGCATTTTCGCCGATCCTTCCAAGGTGCACCGCATTGAGCACGAGGGCGCCAACTACCGGCTCAACGCCATTCATCTCAGCGAGCCGTCGCCGCAGCGGACGCCGGTGCTGTATCAGGCCGGCACCTCGCCGCGCGGACGGCAATTTGCCGCCCAGCACGCCGAATGCGTGTTCATGTCGGGCCCGTCGGCCAAGATCATCGGCCCGCGCGTGGCGGCGATCCGCGCGGCTGCGAAGGAGATCGGACGCAATCCGGCCGAGATCCTGATGTTCTCCATGATGACGATCATTCTCGGCCGCACCGAGGCCGAGGCGAAAGAAAAATACGCCGACTATCGCTGCCACATCGCGCCCGAGGGCGCGCTGGCGCTGATGTCGGGCTGGATGGGTATCGATTTCTCGGGCTACGACCTCGACCAGCAAGTGCGCCACGTTCAGAACGACGCCGGGCGCACCGCGCTCGACAACGTCACGCGAGCGGATCCTGATAGGGTCTGGACCGTGCGCGAGGTCGTCGAGCATGTCGGCATCGGCGGCGCCGGCCCCGTCGTGGTCGGCCCGCCGGAGAAGGTCGCCGACGATATCGAAGCCTGGTTCGAGCAGACCGATGTCGATGGCCTCAACGTCGCGTTTGCCACCTCGCCGGGCGATTTCGAGGATATCGCCGACATGCTGGTGCCGGAGCTGACAAAGCGTGGACGCTACAAGAGCGCGTATGCGGAAGGAACGCTGCGGGAGAAGCTGTTTGGTGCCGGGCGCGCGCGGTTAACGGAGCAGCATCCGGCGGCGAGGTATCGCGTGAAGCCACGCGCTGCGGCGGCGAAGTAACTTGTAGGGTGGGCAAAGGTGCACTTCGCGCCGTGCCCACCACCTATCCACATCGCTAATCTGAATGGTGGGCACGCTTCGCTTTGCCCACCCTACGATTTCGCAATGACGATCAATTCACCGAATTGCTCACGACAACCTCGATCAGCTTCGCGCCAGGACGGCTGAAGGCGGATGACAATACGGACTTCAACTGCGAAGGATCGGTGACCCGCGTCGCCTCCAACCCCAGCGACTTCGCCATTCCCGTAAAATCCACCGGCGGGTCGATGAAATCCATGCCGACATAGTGATCGTCGCCGTGGAAGGCGAGCAGCCGCTGCTTGATGATGCGGTAGCCGCCATTGTTGACGATCACGAATGTCAGCGGCAGCTTGTGGTTGGCCGCCGTCCATAGCGACTGGATCGAATACATCGAACTGCCGTCGCCGGAGTAACACACGACCGACCGCTCCGGATTGGCGAGACTGACACCGACGGACGCCGGCAATCCCCAGCCAATGCCGCCCGAAGCGAGCGCGTGATAGCCGTAGCGGTCGCGATGCGGCCGCAACGCGATCATCTGCCGCGATGACGTCAGTCCCTCGTCGACCAGGATCGCGTTATCAGGCATCGCCTCGACCACCTGCAGCGCCAGCCAGTCCGGATCGATCGGCGAGGTTTTGCCCGCTTTCGAAATCTGTTCGACCAGCGGCTTGCGCCGGGCCGTCCAGTTCCTCGACGCCAGCGCGTCCAGTCCCTGTCTCGCCCGCGTCTCAAGCGCCCCGCCGCCCGCGGCCTTCAGCGCCGGCACCAGCGCGCGCAGGGTTTCCCGCACGTCGGCCTTGAGCGCGATCTCGACGCCGTAATTCCTGGCGAGATCGTGATCGACCAGGCCGACGTGCACGATCGACAGCCCGTCCGGCAGCGGATCGGTCTCGCTGTAGACCGACATCCGCAGCGGATCGCCGCCGAGCGCAATGATGAGGTCGTAAGGCGCGAGCGTGTCGCGGGCAATCTTCTGGATGCGCGCCAACGCGCCCATGAAGCACGGGCTTTCGGACAGGAAATGCGCGCCATAGGGTGTCGACGACTGATACGCCGGACAGCCCAGCGTTTCCGCAAGCTGCGCCGCTTCCCTCAATGCATCGCTTTTCACGATCTCGTCGCCGACGATGATCACGGGCCGCTCGGCCTTGAGGATGCGCGCGGTCAGCGCCTGCAGCGATTCGTCCGCCGGTTTGACGCGGGTATCGACGCGGGTCGAACGGCCGAGTTCGATGCCGGCCTCAGAATTGAGAATATCGCCCGGCAGAGAGATGAATACCGGCCCGGTCGGCGGCGTGGTCGCGATCTTGGCGGCGCGGCGCACGATGCGCGGCAGGTCTTCCAGCCGCGTCACCTCGACGGCCCATTTCACCAGCGGCGCCGCCATCTGCACCAGCGGGCCGTAGAGCACCGGCTCGGTCAGGCCGTGGCCCTGCTCCTGCTGGCCCGCGGTCAGGATCAGCGGCGTCCCCGTAAAGCTCGCGTTGTAGAGCGAGCCCATCGCGTTACCGAGGCCGGGCGCGACGTGGACGTTGCAGGCGACGAGCTTGCCCGAGGCGCGGCTGAAACCGTCGGCCATGGCGACGACCAGGCTTTCCTGCATCGCCATGACATAGGTGAGGTCCGGATGGTCCTTCAGCGCGTGCATGATCGGCAGCTCGGTGGTGCCGGGATTGCCGAACAGATGCGTGACGCCCTCGTCCTTCAGCAGTGCGAGGAATGCGGAGCGGCCGGTGATCTTGTTTTTCATATTTCCTCTCGCCCGCCGGTTCGTTGACTTGCGGGATGGAGGCAGATGATCAAACTTGGAGGGCGCGCGCAATGGAGGGAGGTCATGGCTGCACTGCGTCCGGGGCACGAAGTAGCAGCAACACTAGAACATCCCCTCGCTGTTGGTACGCTTCTTCTTTTTCGATCGCTGCCAGACCACGCCGGG
This window harbors:
- a CDS encoding tripartite tricarboxylate transporter permease encodes the protein MDTLINVAHGFGVALQPANLIYCFIGVFIGTLVGVLPGIGPISAMSLLLPITLSGTPESGIIMMAGIYYGSMYGGSTTSILVNIPGEAASVVTCIDGHQMAKQGRAGPALGISAFGSFFAGTFALIALMLVAPKLASVAIAFGPAEYFSLMVLGLVVLTFLTQGSMAKALLMACIGVVLGVIGLDSITAQPRLTFGRLELIDGIGLVPVVMGLFGVAEVLFNTEQVIKRDVINTKITHLLPSREDWKASAGPMTRGTVLGFFLGILPGGGAVISSFASYALEKRLSKTPERFGNGAIEGVAGPEAANNAAAGGAFIPLMTLGIPPNVVMALLLGAFVIHGLQPGPLMITQNPGLFWGIVASMYIGNLMLLVLNLPMIGMWVQLLKLPYNILFPLIILFTIIGVYCSSNNVFDVYVMIAFGIIGYFMRKLGYEPAPLVLAFVLGPMLENNLRKSLILSQGDLMTFVERPISAACLALAAVLLIGPLLPALRKKRELVALDEGA
- a CDS encoding tripartite tricarboxylate transporter TctB family protein, giving the protein MSDQSNVKFRLNNSELWGGLIGLALGGFVIWSGLKLKLGSINDPGAGFVLFYTGILMCLFAASVIIAALTEGGPTFGSRWVNTRWTKPLLVIVCLIAFSFALNPLGFLLSSIPLMLLLLRVVDPVRWPLAVPVAVLVPLGMWWVLKRLLLIQLPSGIFEIG
- a CDS encoding LLM class flavin-dependent oxidoreductase — protein: MTKQIRLNAFAMNCVAHQSPGLWTHPRDRTLGYNRLPYWLDLAKTLERGRFDGLFLADVLGVYDVFGNSPDAALRNAAQTPANEPLMLIPAMAAVTQNLGFGVTSNLSFEPPYPFARRMSTLDHLTEGRIGWNVVTGYLDSAARGAGKDKQTAHDDRYEIADEYMELAYKLWEGSWEDDAVLRDRARGIFADPSKVHRIEHEGANYRLNAIHLSEPSPQRTPVLYQAGTSPRGRQFAAQHAECVFMSGPSAKIIGPRVAAIRAAAKEIGRNPAEILMFSMMTIILGRTEAEAKEKYADYRCHIAPEGALALMSGWMGIDFSGYDLDQQVRHVQNDAGRTALDNVTRADPDRVWTVREVVEHVGIGGAGPVVVGPPEKVADDIEAWFEQTDVDGLNVAFATSPGDFEDIADMLVPELTKRGRYKSAYAEGTLREKLFGAGRARLTEQHPAARYRVKPRAAAAK
- a CDS encoding tripartite tricarboxylate transporter substrate binding protein yields the protein MSRARRLTIAVAAVGMLISAAAGAQEYPTKPITLIVPWPAGGSTDISMRAIAESASKVLGQPIAIDNKAGGSGTVGPATMAAGARSDGYTIAQIPITVFRLPLMQEVSWNPDKDFTYIVHLTGYTFGVTTSAESPFKTWKDVVDYAKQNPGKVTYATPGAGTSLHIGMEQIAGMAGIKLTQVPFKGGAETNAAVLGQHTMLQADSTGWRPLVDAGKLRLLMVWTSARSPNYPDVPTLKELGYPMVYDSPFGIAGPKGMDPKIVAKLHDAFKKALDDPAVIATLAKFDMVPSYKSTEDYKKFVVEVTESERKVVDKLGLAKKTN
- a CDS encoding thiamine pyrophosphate-binding protein is translated as MKNKITGRSAFLALLKDEGVTHLFGNPGTTELPIMHALKDHPDLTYVMAMQESLVVAMADGFSRASGKLVACNVHVAPGLGNAMGSLYNASFTGTPLILTAGQQEQGHGLTEPVLYGPLVQMAAPLVKWAVEVTRLEDLPRIVRRAAKIATTPPTGPVFISLPGDILNSEAGIELGRSTRVDTRVKPADESLQALTARILKAERPVIIVGDEIVKSDALREAAQLAETLGCPAYQSSTPYGAHFLSESPCFMGALARIQKIARDTLAPYDLIIALGGDPLRMSVYSETDPLPDGLSIVHVGLVDHDLARNYGVEIALKADVRETLRALVPALKAAGGGALETRARQGLDALASRNWTARRKPLVEQISKAGKTSPIDPDWLALQVVEAMPDNAILVDEGLTSSRQMIALRPHRDRYGYHALASGGIGWGLPASVGVSLANPERSVVCYSGDGSSMYSIQSLWTAANHKLPLTFVIVNNGGYRIIKQRLLAFHGDDHYVGMDFIDPPVDFTGMAKSLGLEATRVTDPSQLKSVLSSAFSRPGAKLIEVVVSNSVN